AGGCGGGCTCAGGACACCGGTAATGCCATACTGCGGGAGCAGCGGTGAGAACCCCAAAGATGATTGGGGAAAGGAGCGTATTTCCCCCCGGACGCGGGTGCCGGCCGGCCCTTTTCATCCTGGCCGCGTCATTGTCTGTCATCATCCTTCAGACATCCATCGCCTCAGGCGCAAACAACGGCAGGGCTGTCCCTTTCCTCGACCTGTACCGCCCCGCCGGGAAACCCGGGATTCAGGTTGCCGCGTTCAAGTCTTTTGGATCCACGCGGATTCCATATGCTGACGCAACGGTGTTCGTCGTGTTACCTGACGGCGGGGCCTGGTTCGGAAAAGCGGACTTACTCGGCCGCTGCGAGATCCCGGCGCGGGTGATTCTACCCCATATTGAAACGAAGAGCGGCCCGGCGACCTTGCGGGTTGCCCTGTCGCTTAACGGGACCGTGGATGAGAAGAGGATCACCGTCTCCAAAAGCGAGCTTGTTCAGTATGCTGATAGCGCGGCCGACAGTAAGGTTGAAGAGGGGAACGCCCTGGCGCGGAAGGGTGGGCTTCGTGAGGCGATCTCCCTTTACAGGGAGGCGCTTGTCTTAAATCCCCTTTCCTCGCGGGCGGCCTACAACATCGCCTTCGCCTACGAGAAGCTGGGGATGATGCGCATGGCTGTCGCCGCCTACGCGGATTACCTGCTTCAATGCCAGGCAAAGGCGCAGGATCGGGAGGACGTCAAGAGGAGAGTCATCAATCTTTCCCGGGGGTTGACCCCCCCGCCCCCCGTGCTCGCGCGCATCTTCGGCATGCTTGACAAGGCGTCCGCGCTTGCCGTTGGGGGAGATTCTTTTGGGGCCTTGCGGCTCTACGAGATAGCCCAGTCCGTCGCTCCCTGGTGGGCGGAACCCTACTACGGTGCGGGAATCGTATACTACCACTTAGCGATCCAGAACTCTTTTTCCTATGCGGACAATGCCATCCGCTGTCTGAAGAATTTTCTGGCCGCCGTCCCCCCGGAGGACGCCAGGATTGAGGCCGTACGAAAGAGGGTAAAAGATCTGCTGACAATAAAGGAGGGATTAGATGCACCGAAAACAGTTTCTTCATACTAGCCTTCGGATGAGGACAACGGTTCTTTACGCCTTGACTCTGGCCATGGCGCTGTTTCTTGTCTCCTGCGCCGGGGGGCAGGTCAAGAAAAAGGAGCCGGTCTACCGTTTAGGTGTGCAGATCTCTACGTTCGCTCCCCTGGTCGCGCATGATCTCGGTCTGCCCGAGGATATCAAAGGTGTGCTTGTCATGGCTGTGTCCCAGGGGTCGCCTGCGGCTACGGCGGGGGTCCGGTCCGGGGACGTCATCGCGGGAATAAAGATGCCTGACGGAAAACTGCAGGAAACGCCCGATACCACTGCCCTTTTAGAACTGCTCAAGAAGATGCCCATAGACCGGTCGGTAGCGCTTTCCATCCTGCGGGACGGAAAAACGATGGATATCTCCAGCATGCGGAGCACCAGGCAATTTTCCGGGTACGTTCAGCCCGGGTCCCGGCCCGAGCCGAGGACGATCAAGGTGGCGCCGGACGGATCCGGCGACTGCCGCACCATCACCGGGGCCATGCTTTCCGCCCGTCCGGGCGACACGATCCTGCTCTCTCGTGCTCCCGGTCCCGGCGGGGTGTACGGTTCCTTCCAGCTCTTCCTTGACAACCTGACCGTTCGCTCGGAAGACCCGGCGAACCGGGCGGTTGTGCAGCAGATCGTTGTGGATGGCCTTTCCGGAGTGAAGCTGGCCGACCTCGAGTTCCAGGTGAGCCAGCAGGGAAGCTGGCCCGGAGTGCATGTCCAGGGTTCCAAAGAGGTGACGGTGGAAAACTGCACCTTCTCAGGATATGTAAAAGCGGTCACCATCAGCGGTTCCAGAGAAGTCTTTATCAGTGGCAACCGTATGGAAGAGAATGCCCTGGGAATATTGGTGGATTCCGGTTCGGAATTTAAAATTAAGGATAACCTGATTACCGGAACCGGGGTCCGGTGGGCCGACAGTAAGGGGATCTACATCTCAGGTTCCCGTGGAACGGTTTCGAATAATACGATCCTTTACTACAAGGTAGGGACCGAAGCGTTTATAAATGACCTGAAGAACGGCGGGTATGGCGGGTATAATGTTACCGGCGTAGGTATCTACGTGGGCCAGGGTTCCAACGTTTCCATCGAGAACAACATCGTGTATGACAACAGCGCCGGGATATACGTGCAAGCGGGCGAAACAACCCACTACCGCGTCGAGTACAACGATATCTTTCAGAATACCATGGAGACCGGACAAACTGGAAGTAGAGACTTTGCGG
The sequence above is a segment of the Deltaproteobacteria bacterium genome. Coding sequences within it:
- a CDS encoding PDZ domain-containing protein, giving the protein MHRKQFLHTSLRMRTTVLYALTLAMALFLVSCAGGQVKKKEPVYRLGVQISTFAPLVAHDLGLPEDIKGVLVMAVSQGSPAATAGVRSGDVIAGIKMPDGKLQETPDTTALLELLKKMPIDRSVALSILRDGKTMDISSMRSTRQFSGYVQPGSRPEPRTIKVAPDGSGDCRTITGAMLSARPGDTILLSRAPGPGGVYGSFQLFLDNLTVRSEDPANRAVVQQIVVDGLSGVKLADLEFQVSQQGSWPGVHVQGSKEVTVENCTFSGYVKAVTISGSREVFISGNRMEENALGILVDSGSEFKIKDNLITGTGVRWADSKGIYISGSRGTVSNNTILYYKVGTEAFINDLKNGGYGGYNVTGVGIYVGQGSNVSIENNIVYDNSAGIYVQAGETTHYRVEYNDIFQNTMETGQTGSRDFADYLTGSDWNISKGVKKRHESSPILSLSIWDHNYYAPNPMPLSRTNLSRDPFFNDPVRGDYRLAADSPLVGRGRGGTYIGAFPPIEQKAGTGEFK
- a CDS encoding tetratricopeptide repeat protein — encoded protein: MIGERSVFPPGRGCRPALFILAASLSVIILQTSIASGANNGRAVPFLDLYRPAGKPGIQVAAFKSFGSTRIPYADATVFVVLPDGGAWFGKADLLGRCEIPARVILPHIETKSGPATLRVALSLNGTVDEKRITVSKSELVQYADSAADSKVEEGNALARKGGLREAISLYREALVLNPLSSRAAYNIAFAYEKLGMMRMAVAAYADYLLQCQAKAQDREDVKRRVINLSRGLTPPPPVLARIFGMLDKASALAVGGDSFGALRLYEIAQSVAPWWAEPYYGAGIVYYHLAIQNSFSYADNAIRCLKNFLAAVPPEDARIEAVRKRVKDLLTIKEGLDAPKTVSSY